A region of Pontiella agarivorans DNA encodes the following proteins:
- a CDS encoding sugar porter family MFS transporter — protein sequence MKLNKQTAYLWFICIIAGAGGILFGYDAIVVSGTNSQVKELFSFSPFQQGFYVSCVLLGCGLGSFIAGFIADAMGRKSLVVLASVMIFISAVWSGLAANATHLILARMIGGIGIGAATMVCPLYISEVAPEEHRGRMVTLYQFTITIGLLACVLVNWGIYYYAEINQNNEMLPRFWKWFAVDQNWRIMFSAEAVPGILFLICTAVLPETPRWLSKNGQKEKAFKVLTRINGAERAAEIEAEIEATLIDESNIRLRDLFTPRLRRPLIYSALICFFAEACGAAAMFYFGPDILEAAGFGLGGALGGFGTIAVVNFFASMAALKFMDSWGRKKLLFIGSAGAMISQVVVGTLFLMGNTGWPIVIAVNAFIAFFSCSLGPVKFVFISEVFPNRIRGKAISVASLSIWLSSALVAQLFPVMRANIPTAAIFYIFAFMLLIYLPVIHFVLPETKGKSIEELERTFLQA from the coding sequence ATGAAACTTAATAAACAGACGGCTTACCTTTGGTTCATCTGTATTATAGCCGGTGCTGGAGGGATTCTTTTCGGATACGACGCCATTGTGGTTTCGGGAACGAATTCGCAGGTTAAGGAACTCTTTTCCTTTTCCCCTTTTCAGCAGGGTTTTTATGTCAGCTGTGTTTTGCTCGGTTGCGGGCTTGGTTCTTTTATCGCCGGTTTCATTGCTGATGCTATGGGAAGAAAAAGTCTCGTTGTACTGGCTTCGGTTATGATTTTCATCTCCGCTGTCTGGAGTGGACTCGCTGCTAATGCAACACATCTGATTTTAGCCCGCATGATCGGTGGTATCGGTATCGGAGCGGCCACCATGGTTTGTCCTTTGTATATTTCAGAAGTTGCTCCAGAGGAACATCGCGGCCGCATGGTCACTCTTTATCAATTTACGATTACCATAGGACTGCTGGCCTGTGTGCTGGTCAACTGGGGGATTTATTACTATGCAGAGATTAATCAGAACAATGAGATGCTTCCGCGTTTCTGGAAGTGGTTTGCTGTGGATCAGAACTGGAGGATCATGTTTTCCGCCGAGGCGGTGCCGGGCATTCTGTTTCTGATCTGTACAGCAGTGCTGCCTGAGACTCCGCGCTGGCTCTCCAAAAACGGACAGAAGGAAAAAGCGTTTAAGGTCCTGACCCGAATCAACGGTGCAGAGCGTGCTGCGGAGATTGAAGCGGAAATTGAAGCGACACTGATTGATGAATCCAATATACGGCTGCGGGATCTGTTTACGCCCAGGCTTCGCAGGCCGCTGATCTATTCTGCATTAATCTGCTTTTTTGCCGAAGCCTGTGGTGCTGCAGCCATGTTTTATTTCGGGCCGGATATTCTGGAGGCTGCCGGATTCGGACTGGGCGGGGCATTGGGCGGATTCGGAACAATCGCAGTTGTTAACTTTTTCGCATCAATGGCTGCGCTTAAATTCATGGATAGCTGGGGGAGGAAGAAGCTGCTGTTTATCGGTTCTGCAGGAGCGATGATTTCTCAGGTTGTGGTCGGTACACTTTTTCTGATGGGGAATACGGGGTGGCCGATTGTGATTGCGGTGAATGCTTTCATTGCCTTCTTCTCCTGCTCACTGGGACCGGTTAAATTTGTTTTCATTTCGGAAGTTTTTCCGAACCGGATTCGCGGAAAAGCAATCTCTGTGGCGAGCCTTTCCATCTGGTTGAGCAGTGCATTGGTTGCTCAGCTGTTTCCGGTGATGCGGGCGAATATACCGACTGCTGCAATCTTTTATATATTTGCATTCATGCTGTTAATCTACCTTCCGGTCATCCATTTCGTTCTGCCGGAGACCAAGGGAAAAAGTATCGAGGAACTGGAACGAACTTTTTTGCAGGCGTGA
- a CDS encoding L-rhamnose mutarotase — MKRYGSITGLKPEKADCYKKLHAASWPSVQRMISECHIQNYSIFMKEIDGNLYLFSYFEYSGSDFEADMQKMASDPETQRWWKETDPCQLPLPDAAGRGEIWSVAEEVFHQD; from the coding sequence ATGAAACGCTATGGATCAATCACCGGGCTGAAACCGGAAAAAGCCGACTGCTACAAAAAACTGCATGCTGCATCCTGGCCTTCTGTTCAACGGATGATTTCAGAATGCCATATTCAGAACTATTCAATTTTTATGAAAGAGATCGACGGAAACCTTTATCTCTTCAGCTATTTTGAATACTCGGGGTCGGATTTTGAAGCCGATATGCAGAAAATGGCTTCTGATCCAGAGACTCAGCGCTGGTGGAAAGAGACGGATCCCTGTCAGCTGCCCTTACCCGATGCCGCGGGACGGGGTGAAATCTGGTCTGTAGCCGAAGAAGTTTTTCATCAGGATTAA